A window from Chlamydia gallinacea 08-1274/3 encodes these proteins:
- the glmS gene encoding glutamine--fructose-6-phosphate transaminase (isomerizing), whose protein sequence is MCGIFGYLGSKSAVPLVIEGLEKLEYRGYDSVGLATIHDRQLFIKKTLGRVNELKHCLQCTNIFSSLAIGHTRWATHGVPTVSNAHPHKDFRNSCALVHNGIIENFKELKSQLLDQGILFSSDTDSEVIVQLFAFRYQRTQDLLHSFSWTLSQLKGSFACGLIHKDHPDVLLCAAQDSPLLIGLGKEECFIASDARAFLKYTKDVQSLASGELAVLRPGIVETYSFALKCIHKEIRQIAYREVDLNKQGYSYYMLKEIYEQPEVLEQLINKYLDDRGHLRSQFLEGFSLKSFNAISIVACGSSYHAGLLAKYIIESLVSIPVSIEVASEFRYRQAYIGENTLAILISQSGETADTLAALKEFRRRKVSCILGICNVEESALATGVDYCLFLEAGIEVSVASTKAFTAQLLLFILFGLKLAGDKDALKLEEHLAYGKGILELPELCRRLLNNEYLHSWARQYAHEDRFIFLGRRFMYPVCMEAALKLKEIAYVEANCYPAGEMKHGPIALISTGSPVITFCGDPIVYDKMVGCIMEVKARRAHVIALASETQQDIAAVSDAQIYIPDGHPLVTPILYTVAGQIMAYTMALQKGNEIDCPRNLAKSVTVE, encoded by the coding sequence ATGTGCGGAATATTTGGATATCTAGGTTCTAAGTCGGCAGTTCCCTTAGTTATTGAAGGACTGGAAAAGTTAGAATATCGTGGTTATGATTCCGTAGGGCTGGCTACTATTCATGACAGACAGTTGTTTATAAAGAAGACTCTAGGGCGTGTAAATGAGTTAAAACATTGTTTACAATGTACGAATATTTTTTCCTCTTTAGCTATAGGACACACGCGTTGGGCGACTCATGGGGTCCCCACAGTAAGTAATGCTCATCCTCATAAAGATTTTAGGAATAGTTGTGCTCTTGTGCATAATGGAATTATTGAGAATTTTAAAGAGTTAAAATCTCAACTTCTTGATCAAGGAATTCTCTTTTCTTCGGATACGGATTCTGAAGTTATTGTTCAGTTGTTCGCGTTTCGTTACCAAAGAACGCAAGATCTTCTCCATAGTTTTTCATGGACCCTTTCCCAACTGAAAGGTAGTTTTGCTTGCGGCCTGATTCATAAAGATCATCCGGATGTTTTGCTTTGTGCTGCGCAAGATAGTCCTCTTCTCATTGGCTTGGGGAAGGAAGAGTGTTTTATTGCTTCGGATGCACGAGCATTCTTAAAATATACGAAGGATGTACAATCTTTAGCTTCTGGAGAGTTAGCTGTTTTACGACCAGGAATAGTAGAGACATATAGTTTTGCATTAAAGTGTATACACAAGGAAATTCGTCAGATAGCTTATCGGGAAGTTGATTTGAATAAGCAAGGGTACAGTTACTATATGCTTAAGGAAATTTATGAGCAACCCGAAGTATTAGAGCAGTTAATTAACAAGTATCTTGATGATCGGGGGCATTTACGTTCTCAGTTTTTAGAGGGTTTTTCTTTAAAAAGTTTTAATGCAATTTCTATTGTAGCCTGTGGTTCTTCTTATCATGCAGGTTTGCTAGCTAAGTATATTATTGAGTCATTGGTTTCAATCCCTGTATCTATAGAGGTTGCTTCGGAGTTTCGCTATCGCCAAGCGTACATAGGAGAAAATACACTGGCAATTTTGATTAGTCAATCTGGAGAGACTGCAGATACTCTGGCTGCTTTAAAGGAATTTCGTCGAAGGAAAGTTTCTTGTATATTAGGCATATGTAATGTAGAAGAATCCGCACTTGCTACGGGAGTTGATTATTGTTTATTTTTAGAAGCAGGTATTGAAGTAAGTGTGGCATCTACAAAGGCTTTTACTGCGCAGCTTCTTCTATTTATTTTGTTTGGGTTGAAACTGGCTGGTGATAAAGATGCTTTAAAGTTAGAGGAGCATCTTGCTTATGGAAAAGGGATCTTGGAGCTTCCTGAGCTATGTCGTCGTCTATTAAACAATGAATATCTTCATTCCTGGGCGCGTCAGTATGCTCATGAGGACCGTTTTATATTTTTAGGTCGCCGTTTTATGTATCCCGTGTGCATGGAAGCGGCTTTAAAATTGAAAGAAATAGCTTATGTGGAAGCAAATTGTTATCCTGCAGGTGAAATGAAGCACGGGCCTATTGCTTTAATTAGCACAGGTTCCCCGGTAATTACTTTTTGTGGTGATCCTATTGTTTATGACAAAATGGTGGGATGTATCATGGAGGTTAAAGCAAGGAGAGCGCATGTTATTGCTTTGGCTTCAGAGACACAGCAGGATATAGCGGCTGTTTCTGATGCTCAAATCTATATTCCAGATGGCCATCCTCTTGTTACTCCTATTCTTTATACTGTGGCAGGGCAGATTATGGCATATACTATGGCATTGCAAAAAGGAAATGAAATAGATTGTCCCAGAAATCTTGCAAAATCTGTAACAGTAGAATAG
- the glmM gene encoding phosphoglucosamine mutase, with amino-acid sequence MMQEIKQLFGTDGIRGRANYEPMTVEISVLLGKAVAGVLQENRPGKHRVVLGKDTRLSGYMFETALVAGLTSMGIETLVLGPIPTPGVAFITRAYRADAGIMISASHNPYWDNGIKIFSSEGFKICDAIERRIEEMVAHTDFGKFPEDYAVGKNKRVVDAMGRYIEFAKATFPKGRTLKGLKIVLDCAHGAAYKVAPSVFEELDAEVICYGCEPTGTNINDNCGALFPSVIQKAVIEHKADIGIALDGDGDRVIMVNEKGQIVDGDMILGICANDLKNKDLLNHNCVVATVMTNFGVLKYLESVGISPLISSVGDRHVLQAMLENEANLGGEQSGHMIFLDYNTTGDGIVSALQVLRIMIESESTLSDLTSPIVKSPQALINVFVRKKIPLDTLPLVQEALRDVQATLGNSGRVLLRYSGTENICRVMVEGLKKHQVDCLAKTIADIVDSELGAGAVD; translated from the coding sequence ATGATGCAAGAAATAAAACAACTGTTTGGTACTGATGGCATTCGTGGGAGAGCAAATTATGAGCCCATGACTGTGGAAATTTCTGTTTTACTTGGGAAAGCCGTGGCAGGTGTTTTGCAGGAAAATCGGCCAGGGAAACATCGTGTGGTTTTAGGTAAAGACACGCGTTTGTCTGGCTATATGTTTGAAACTGCCCTAGTTGCTGGGCTAACATCGATGGGAATTGAAACTTTAGTTTTAGGACCAATTCCTACTCCAGGAGTTGCATTTATCACGCGCGCGTATCGCGCTGATGCTGGAATTATGATTTCTGCTTCACATAATCCTTACTGGGACAATGGGATTAAAATTTTTTCTTCAGAAGGTTTTAAAATTTGTGATGCTATAGAACGTCGGATCGAAGAAATGGTTGCACATACTGATTTTGGTAAGTTTCCAGAGGATTATGCTGTAGGAAAGAATAAACGTGTTGTGGATGCCATGGGGCGTTATATTGAATTTGCTAAAGCCACTTTCCCTAAGGGGCGTACACTAAAAGGTTTAAAGATCGTCCTGGATTGTGCTCATGGAGCTGCTTATAAAGTAGCACCCTCGGTATTTGAGGAGTTAGATGCAGAAGTAATTTGTTATGGGTGCGAACCTACGGGAACGAATATTAATGATAATTGCGGAGCTCTTTTTCCTTCGGTTATTCAAAAAGCTGTAATCGAACACAAAGCAGATATCGGAATTGCTTTGGATGGTGATGGTGATCGCGTGATTATGGTAAATGAAAAAGGACAGATTGTTGATGGAGACATGATATTGGGTATCTGTGCTAATGATTTAAAAAATAAAGATCTTTTAAATCATAATTGTGTAGTGGCAACAGTCATGACCAATTTTGGCGTATTAAAGTATCTTGAAAGTGTGGGGATTTCTCCTTTAATTTCTTCTGTAGGGGATCGTCATGTTTTACAAGCGATGTTGGAAAATGAAGCGAATTTAGGAGGAGAACAGAGTGGGCATATGATCTTTTTGGATTATAATACTACAGGAGATGGTATTGTTTCTGCTTTACAGGTGCTGCGTATTATGATCGAAAGTGAATCTACCTTGTCTGATTTAACATCCCCTATTGTTAAGAGTCCCCAAGCATTAATTAATGTTTTTGTAAGAAAAAAAATACCTTTAGATACCCTGCCTTTGGTGCAAGAAGCTTTAAGAGATGTTCAGGCTACTTTGGGGAATTCTGGACGCGTTTTATTAAGATATTCTGGAACAGAAAATATTTGCAGGGTTATGGTGGAGGGATTGAAAAAACATCAAGTGGATTGCCTAGCGAAAACAATAGCGGATATTGTGGATTCTGAACTTGGAGCGGGCGCTGTAGATTAA
- the pcnB gene encoding polynucleotide adenylyltransferase PcnB, producing MVCDNKTLLHRGLALFRKSSKSTLTPIIYSAANYNIRPQDFSSHALSVIKTLRKAGHQAYVVGGCIRDLLLNTTPKDFDISTSAKPEEIKTLFKNCILVGKRFRLAHVRFANQIIEVSTFRSGSPDEDCLITKDNLWGTAEEDVLRRDFTINGLFYDPAEETIIDYTGGVNDLQNRYLQTIGDPFVRFKQDPVRMLRLLKILSRTEFTVDPKTLEALQQCRYELIKSSQARVFEELVKMLGSGVSSEFFKLTAKYQILEILFPYMAKAFHLNSKLQEQTFSYLDKLDHHILGKKRHYERHQLMAIFLFPLVNFNVRYKHRQHPTLSLNALFDYIKNFLGNFFSDSFTKYSKKNFILTGLILQMQYRLTPLVPIKKKHVFNRKILNHVRFSEALSLLEIRSLVYPKLDKIYVAWMRHYQTSQSKKESS from the coding sequence ATGGTCTGCGACAACAAAACTCTTTTGCATAGAGGCTTAGCATTGTTTAGAAAAAGTTCTAAATCCACCCTTACCCCTATTATTTATTCTGCAGCCAATTACAACATACGCCCCCAAGACTTTTCTTCTCATGCGCTTTCCGTTATTAAAACTTTAAGAAAAGCTGGACATCAAGCCTATGTTGTTGGAGGCTGTATCCGTGACTTACTACTGAATACAACCCCAAAAGACTTTGATATTTCTACCTCAGCGAAACCTGAAGAAATTAAAACATTATTCAAAAATTGTATCCTCGTAGGAAAACGCTTCCGCTTAGCGCATGTCCGCTTTGCTAATCAAATCATTGAAGTATCGACATTTCGTTCCGGAAGTCCTGATGAAGACTGCCTAATTACAAAAGATAACCTCTGGGGGACGGCAGAAGAAGATGTGTTAAGAAGAGACTTTACGATTAATGGTCTATTTTATGATCCTGCAGAAGAAACCATTATTGACTATACTGGTGGGGTCAACGATCTACAAAATCGCTATTTACAAACTATTGGAGATCCTTTCGTTCGTTTTAAGCAGGATCCCGTAAGGATGCTGCGGTTACTGAAAATTTTATCCAGAACAGAATTTACTGTTGATCCTAAAACATTAGAAGCCTTGCAGCAATGTCGTTATGAATTAATTAAAAGTTCTCAGGCGCGTGTTTTTGAAGAGTTAGTTAAAATGTTAGGGTCAGGTGTATCCTCTGAATTTTTTAAATTAACAGCAAAATACCAAATCTTAGAGATTCTTTTTCCCTATATGGCTAAGGCCTTTCATTTAAATTCGAAATTACAAGAGCAAACTTTTTCCTACTTGGATAAACTAGATCACCATATTTTAGGGAAAAAACGGCACTACGAACGACACCAACTCATGGCAATCTTTCTATTCCCTCTTGTAAATTTTAATGTGCGATATAAACATCGACAGCATCCTACTCTCTCTCTCAACGCTCTTTTTGATTATATTAAAAATTTTTTAGGGAATTTTTTTTCAGACTCATTTACCAAATATTCAAAAAAGAATTTTATTCTCACGGGTTTGATTTTACAAATGCAATATCGCCTGACACCCTTAGTCCCTATAAAAAAAAAACATGTGTTCAACCGTAAAATTCTAAATCATGTACGTTTTTCTGAAGCTCTTTCTTTACTAGAAATTCGTAGCTTAGTGTATCCTAAACTTGATAAAATCTATGTTGCTTGGATGCGACATTACCAAACTTCACAATCTAAAAAGGAATCATCATAA
- the lpxB gene encoding lipid-A-disaccharide synthase translates to MFSPSLALILYPIGLLANLFFGCAFTIQWFSSFKKNQAHVPKIFWILSSIGALLMMVHGFIQSQFPISLLHSANLVIYFRNLNVTSSYKLSFTSTLGFLILSLLLTTLPFTIKAYYYPSMEWMASPNIFSLPLPPPNPYWHVFGCLGLFIFSSRFFVQWFYLEIKKCATLPALFWLVGFLGGFLAFIYFLHTGDPVNMISYGCGLLPALANLRIIYKKHRHLPSHHNHSCFLSAGETSGDILGSHILRHMKALYPHRKYFGVGGPLMRKEGLDALMTMEQFQISGFLEIFVSLFGLFTKYRKLYKAILKENPEMVFCIDFPDFHLFLIKKLRKSGYRGKIIHYVCPSIWAWRQNRKKVLEKNLDVLLLILPFEKDLFLHSPLKTIYLGHPLVETAKQFRPCKEWKEKLAIPNKPIVAAFPGSRPGDVIRNLTVQVRAFLSSSLAGTHQLLVSSSHDKYDDLLSNLLKKEGCENSHIIPSALRYQLMHSCDFALAKCGTIVLETALHQTPTIVTCLLSSFDNFLAKYIFKIFLPAYSLPNIITNSIIFPEFIGGKHDFSHEEIAVAMDILSNPEIKEKQKRACKHFFDIMTTNVVTPQECLKTIYSQSYSNKIPNS, encoded by the coding sequence GTGTTTTCCCCATCTCTTGCTCTTATACTCTATCCCATAGGATTGTTGGCTAATTTGTTTTTTGGCTGTGCATTTACTATACAATGGTTTTCTAGCTTCAAAAAAAACCAAGCCCACGTCCCTAAGATTTTTTGGATTTTATCCTCCATAGGAGCACTGCTTATGATGGTTCATGGCTTCATACAGAGTCAGTTTCCTATTTCCCTTCTACATAGTGCAAATCTTGTTATTTACTTTAGAAATCTGAATGTTACTTCCTCTTACAAGTTATCATTCACCTCTACTCTAGGATTCCTTATTCTTTCTCTACTACTTACTACCCTACCCTTTACTATAAAGGCATATTACTATCCCTCTATGGAATGGATGGCCTCACCTAACATCTTTTCTCTTCCTCTACCCCCTCCAAACCCGTATTGGCATGTCTTTGGATGTTTGGGATTATTCATTTTCTCTTCCAGATTTTTCGTGCAATGGTTCTACTTGGAAATAAAAAAATGCGCCACTCTACCTGCGTTATTTTGGCTAGTAGGCTTTTTAGGAGGATTTCTAGCATTTATCTATTTCCTACATACGGGAGATCCCGTAAACATGATCAGTTATGGATGTGGTTTATTACCTGCATTAGCTAACCTCCGCATTATCTATAAAAAACACCGTCATCTCCCTAGCCATCACAATCACAGCTGCTTTTTATCTGCAGGAGAAACAAGTGGTGACATCTTAGGGAGCCATATTCTCCGTCATATGAAAGCTCTCTATCCTCATAGAAAATATTTTGGAGTTGGTGGCCCCTTAATGCGTAAAGAAGGGCTAGATGCCCTCATGACTATGGAACAATTCCAAATATCGGGATTCTTAGAAATCTTCGTTTCCCTATTTGGATTATTCACTAAATATCGGAAATTATATAAAGCCATTCTTAAAGAAAATCCCGAAATGGTTTTTTGCATTGATTTCCCTGATTTTCATCTATTTCTCATCAAAAAATTAAGAAAATCGGGGTATCGAGGAAAAATTATTCATTATGTTTGCCCCAGTATCTGGGCTTGGAGGCAAAATAGAAAAAAAGTTTTAGAAAAAAATCTTGACGTCCTCTTGTTAATCTTGCCTTTTGAAAAAGATCTTTTTCTACATTCTCCACTCAAAACTATCTACCTAGGACACCCCTTAGTAGAAACTGCAAAACAATTCCGCCCTTGTAAAGAATGGAAAGAAAAACTAGCAATTCCTAATAAGCCCATTGTTGCTGCTTTCCCAGGCAGTCGTCCAGGCGATGTTATAAGAAATTTAACTGTTCAAGTACGAGCCTTCCTATCCTCATCTTTAGCCGGTACTCACCAACTCCTTGTCTCTTCATCTCATGACAAATATGATGATCTTCTTTCCAACCTTCTTAAAAAAGAAGGATGCGAAAATAGCCACATCATACCATCGGCTCTACGCTATCAATTAATGCACTCTTGCGACTTCGCATTAGCTAAATGTGGAACTATCGTCCTTGAAACAGCTCTACATCAAACTCCTACGATTGTCACATGTTTGCTAAGCTCTTTTGATAATTTTCTAGCAAAATATATATTTAAAATTTTTCTTCCAGCATATTCTCTTCCCAATATTATTACTAATTCCATCATCTTCCCAGAATTTATTGGGGGAAAACATGACTTTTCTCATGAAGAAATAGCTGTAGCCATGGATATTCTTTCAAATCCAGAAATCAAAGAAAAACAAAAACGCGCTTGCAAACATTTCTTCGACATTATGACAACAAATGTTGTTACACCTCAAGAATGCCTAAAAACGATATACTCCCAATCCTACTCAAATAAAATACCTAACTCATAA
- a CDS encoding DUF1539 domain-containing protein, whose translation MSLDYNPGAQLSLRAQHPLIGFYRVTSFTSLHNKIRGILSSCCCLQTPSTTHPGWVATISIVSALLSVAISILLLPVKLVMLFGLCLCKPHQIQPSPLLKIETPSDSLPPPYQESLIQPPQEVVRESSVELTLKDFFELYFHNFPLDRIDVKAIALGSHVEELQDPNFSEEALFNLPASLFYPVPPSMDDIIHIPLLASDEEQSLEATSSEEEEGQSPAYPPSSAPTSSQKTVEAALNEDPSIWQKQFTDQLLSSAPEDWDFLTTLHQYAVLMLGEQQAQKLKTFIAKIADPEAGSSLLDPETQQTARAYLGGLLSLLTKASLPSRLKIEMLNNIYQHLPNCEQIPECLLPIIYDEMLALSFLEREYAISSPEEELACSGLMIHHLLPPLSSDANSSEVRGYISLLRQKFAQPLITRLDNIHLTPSTNALLQALAQPHPPWSDFKPRLVTLIQNLCGHTNKTTWSMQHILNRLSSRADSLIQSAEAEASARASMHLLYEFMLRNDISNEHKQLVLSNIASYSDRCAPTWITETNAQLELHMNSSTQGRELILTWVQQFKHHLVHELYHTEPQWHIETAFKLVYQSQLGLEPGFIDPYTQRLSEYRSQLADAYYKFVTQYSECANAMVDYILDQALQASQEQQNTLMQLILLDLERRLSTHHVADVMEAFFPEENDYKPCRMAIIYLLIREGVLETIN comes from the coding sequence ATGTCACTCGATTATAATCCTGGTGCACAGCTTTCCCTGAGAGCACAACATCCTTTGATAGGGTTCTATCGCGTCACTTCTTTCACTTCCTTACACAATAAAATTAGAGGTATCCTGAGCTCTTGTTGCTGTCTCCAGACGCCCTCTACTACACATCCAGGTTGGGTAGCTACTATATCTATCGTGTCGGCTCTTCTTTCTGTTGCTATCTCGATTCTTCTACTTCCTGTTAAACTAGTCATGCTTTTTGGACTCTGCCTCTGTAAGCCGCACCAAATTCAGCCATCTCCACTACTTAAGATCGAGACTCCTTCCGACTCACTCCCCCCTCCTTACCAAGAATCCCTTATTCAACCTCCTCAGGAAGTAGTTAGAGAATCTAGTGTAGAACTGACTCTTAAGGATTTCTTTGAGCTTTACTTTCACAATTTCCCCCTAGATCGTATCGATGTAAAAGCTATAGCTCTAGGTAGCCACGTAGAAGAATTACAAGATCCAAATTTCTCTGAAGAAGCCCTATTCAATCTACCTGCCTCTCTTTTCTATCCAGTTCCACCATCTATGGATGACATAATTCACATTCCCCTATTGGCAAGTGATGAAGAACAATCATTAGAGGCCACCTCCTCCGAAGAAGAGGAAGGTCAGTCTCCTGCGTACCCACCCTCTTCTGCTCCAACTTCCTCACAAAAAACTGTGGAAGCTGCTTTAAACGAGGATCCCTCTATTTGGCAGAAACAATTTACCGATCAACTCCTTTCCTCTGCCCCAGAGGATTGGGACTTCTTAACTACGTTACATCAATACGCCGTCTTAATGTTAGGAGAGCAGCAAGCACAAAAATTAAAAACGTTTATTGCGAAAATAGCTGATCCTGAAGCGGGTTCATCCCTATTAGACCCTGAGACACAACAAACAGCTCGAGCCTACTTAGGTGGCCTATTATCACTGCTTACAAAAGCATCTCTCCCCTCACGCCTAAAAATAGAGATGCTGAACAATATTTACCAACACCTACCCAATTGTGAACAAATACCCGAATGCTTACTTCCTATAATATATGATGAAATGCTTGCTTTATCTTTCCTTGAAAGAGAGTATGCTATTTCCTCTCCAGAAGAAGAGCTAGCGTGTTCTGGACTTATGATACACCATTTGCTTCCTCCGCTTTCTTCAGACGCCAATTCTAGTGAAGTCCGAGGTTATATTTCTTTATTACGGCAGAAATTTGCACAGCCATTAATAACAAGACTAGATAACATCCATCTCACTCCCTCAACAAATGCATTATTACAGGCCTTGGCACAACCCCACCCCCCCTGGAGTGATTTTAAACCTAGACTTGTAACTTTAATTCAAAATCTTTGTGGACACACAAATAAAACTACGTGGAGCATGCAGCACATACTCAATCGTTTATCTAGTAGAGCAGACTCTTTAATTCAGAGTGCTGAAGCTGAAGCATCAGCTCGTGCCAGTATGCACTTACTATATGAATTTATGTTAAGAAACGATATATCCAATGAACATAAACAACTTGTTCTAAGCAATATTGCCTCTTATAGTGATCGCTGTGCCCCAACCTGGATTACAGAAACAAATGCCCAGTTAGAACTCCATATGAACTCAAGCACTCAAGGAAGAGAACTTATTCTCACCTGGGTACAACAATTCAAACATCACCTAGTTCACGAACTATATCACACAGAACCACAATGGCACATAGAGACAGCCTTTAAGCTTGTTTATCAGTCTCAACTTGGTTTAGAACCAGGATTTATTGACCCCTATACACAAAGGTTATCAGAATACCGCAGCCAATTAGCAGACGCTTATTATAAATTCGTAACACAGTATTCTGAATGTGCGAACGCCATGGTAGACTATATTCTTGATCAAGCGCTACAAGCTTCTCAAGAGCAACAAAACACTTTAATGCAATTAATACTATTAGACTTAGAACGCAGGCTATCTACACATCATGTAGCTGATGTCATGGAAGCATTCTTCCCAGAAGAAAATGACTATAAGCCATGCCGGATGGCTATCATTTACTTACTCATACGCGAAGGTGTTCTTGAAACTATAAATTAA